ACCATAAAGAAAGTGACTTTGATGGAAAGTTTCTGAAATTTCTTATCACAACCCTCCTTTCACTGCAAAAATGGCATCAAGCATGACTATACATGCAAAGCCTTCTACAGCAAAGGAACATATTTAAACTCCTAGGGATGCTCAATTAACATGATAAGCTTCTAAGGATGCTTTGATTCACTCAATGAACTGAAGATGCTGGGTGTTGGGGCAAACtttatgctgacagtgaacgacgttcacattcttgccttctCAGTATCTTTTGTGGGGGCAGCTCCTCGCTTACCTCCctggttcctatgccactgcaGTAATACACCAGTAATAAATGATTAAAGTATTGGTAAAATACCAGTAATTCCCCAGTATACCAGTAATACACTCAGAAAGACTCTAGCAAGTATCTGAATAAgtgtttgtgaatgtgaaaTACTTGAAAAGCAACAGAGTTTAAACCTTATAATCTACAATTTATTAACTACTGAGCAGTTTgtgttacaaagaaaaatggtGGCATAGGATGAACAATACAGTGTGGACATGTGTTTTTATGCTGGCGTCTTCAAGTATTTGCATACTTGAATCTTCAACAGAATCAGGAAAATTTCATCATATTGTGAAACATGTATCACTCATTACAACTGATGTGCCTCATCCAGTATAACACCAAGTCATttcttaaagttttattttattcagaaagACTTGTATGAAACTAGGTGATGATTGTGTTCATGCTGTTTACATTATATGACAGTGAGTGGAATtatactttcacattttttggCATCATTCTGGAGCCTGTTGAATGGATTACAGCTGTTTTTAATTTCCGTGAGTAATGTTCATTTATCTCAACTGGAGGTGTGACCATTTACCAATCTACTGTCTGCAGAACAAGACTATCAAAGAATGACAGTCTGTGTTCCCCCTTTGAAAATTCCATTGGACCTCATTTGAATTGACACAAAAGTGTACTTTCAGGATGGTTGGGTGTAGGAACAGTTGATTTCTGTGATTTTATGCTTTACTAATCTCTTTTGTCCTTCTATCTGGtttagattttgaaaaaaaatgtttggactCGGGAGTATTTTTGTGGATTCCAGAGCAACAAGCTTTATCACTTCTTCACTTGTGGCACAAATGTTCTTTTGCCTACTTGTGCTTTTGAGTGTCAGACATATTGTTTGCCTGACAAAATTAAccacttttatataaaaaaatgcattaaaaatgaTCAGTCATAATGGGATGTAACTCCACAAACCTTTAACCTCACGTTTCCAAAATGAGTAGCCTCCTTTAGCTATTGCAAATGGTGGATTCCAATGAAGAGGAAAATGGACAAACTGATATGGAAATCAAATATCAAGACCATCTGATAGCTTCATTGCTAAATAATTATGAAATAGTTGCAGAAGATATTTCTGACTCTGCAAATAGCAGTTTTCACACTTGCTGATGCAAAGGTCTTCAGTATtttccacctccacctccattAAATTCACCGTCTTATCTGGTTTTGATCCCGTTCCTTGTGTAACAGTGTGTAGAGAACTAGTTTTGGAAAGTCCATTAGagatgctcattttttttttgatttataAAATAGTGGTGTGTCAAAAAGTAGTCTTGTATAAAAGGttaatttttgcatattttgatCTATAatcatagttttgttttgtttgcctgtcatatatattgtttatatattatgatttatttcaaataaagtgAATTTTGTGTGCACTAGGGTAGCAAAGTCAATGTCGACATTCTTGATAAGTTAAAGTTTGAAATGGAGAATAGAAGTAATAAATATTTGGTCCTTGTTGCAGGTCATTTTCAGGCCATGAAGAATCTGTTGTGGCACTAGCTTACAGTCCTGATAATAATTACCTAGTGTCTGGCAGCACCTATGGTGACCTCCATGTGTGGGACGCCTGCTTTGGACATGGCCGATACCTCTTTCTAGAGGTGGAAGGCCATGACCTTGGGGTCACATGCTGTGAATTTTCACCTACTTATGGCTCAGCAAGTGTGTTCATTTAAGTTCAGACTTATGTTGCATTCATTGTGATgtgtctttttgtattttgatcGTATAAGCAGGTCTTTTCATGTTTGCGATTGTgtagttttacatattttagcatttgtttacaacaaataattttcttatcttAATCTTGTGGTTGAGTTTGGTTATTCTTTCCTCTCAGtacacacaacatacaaatTAATAATTTCTGTCTCCCTATCCATGGGTGCAGGCACGAAAGAAAGAGACTTGTGAGAGTagacaggaagaagaagaatctCCAtgagctttgtatacaccagacTTTGTGcttttgaaatctttatttcaaTTCTTTTCCCACAGGAAACCCACAGAGTGGAATAGCCAATTTTCTTCTGGCAACAAGCGGTAAAGACAATTTGATTAAACTGTGGATTTTCACAGCACCGGTTGGCTCAGCAGGTATATGGTCTAAATACCTTATTCTAAAAAAGTtgtattattgtcatcattttaaGCTGGTTAAATGTTGAACAAGAGTTCTCTCACTTTCTGGTAGCTGTCGGTCTGTCAATTGACACACGCTGTTGGATATtgttgagaaatatgttttgacCTGTTCCCTCTTGCTCAGTCCCctgttggttggtttatttagtaggaaagtgcttccaccttgcaccgatttcacactatggggggagagggaggcgGAAAGAAACaggagtacccagagaaaacacCTGGCacccagccctgcaaacaggtgtcacatacagagagtttcccgagaagagatctgaaccttaaattgcccattgggactaataaagttggttgttattgttattgttaagtCCCCTGTTGCTATTTTGTCTTGGATTAAGTCCCCTGGTCAGATTTAGTTTCTTGCTGGCATTCTACCTGCTGACATTTGATCAGGTTCAGCTCCTGTTGACAAGAAAGCATTGACATGCTACTTCCTGGACTCAGATGTGTTATTAGGTTCTTATTATGATGAGTTTTCAGATCGAAAGCTACTCTGTACATCTGTGCTAATCCTTAGCTTCATTAGCTTGTGGCCATGCAGCTAGAGGGAGACAGATCAGCTAGTACTTGGATGCTGCTGCTTTGTTCTCAACAAAATTTGATGTTGCCAGACTAGTGCTTCATATTGATTCACATGCTGCACATTGGTAAATGTTAAGAAGTGGGTGTCATTCATtataaaagagagagattaaaaaagaaactagtATAAATTTTGAAACATATCAGCCAATATTGCCATATTTTCTTGGTTtctgtgttttaaaaagtgttataGCTGTTCTGTATGCTATTATTTTTcatatgattatttttataaaatgaattacTCTTGTCCTCTATTTTGCTCAGAAGCAttattaaagttattaaaatgttaGAATTAAGATATTATCTTGTGTCGCAGATGTTGTTCTTAAGTGTCACAATACTTTGCCTGGACACTCGGACACGGTCACATCCTGTGCCTTCAACCCCTCAGGAACTATTCTTGCCTCTGGGTAAGTATTTGTACAGCTATGTGTGGTAGGTTTATAGAAATGTGTAATAGATTAAtactaatataaaaatattttatactaatataaaagtataattGAGTTTTTAGTGCTGAGAGATGTCATGTTTTGCTTGTAACCCTGTTTttaagagagaagaaaaggattGTAGAGAGCAGTCAGCTGTTGTGCCACATGTTGGTAACGGATCATTTATGctgtgttttaaaaacatttaataatgttcttttaattttcttctgcatgaTATATTAAGGTGTATAACCTTAagaattttaagatattttatctTAAGATATCTACTCAGAATTATCCTTGTTAACccatgatttctttttattacatggattaaaaaaagtttaaaataaaatcagcaaaCAAACTTCCAAAACTGTGAATGAATTCAACATAAAGCTGCTTCTATTATTTTGTGATAATTAGTCTCGATTGTAGCCAAGTTTTGTGTGCTCTTATTTGATGCCATTGGCTGAGATGAAATGTGCCAGTTTcgaaaatatacattattttggTTATATGTGCTTTGCATAAAAACGTGTATTTTGCGGATTCTGATCTTAGCATAACGCCTATTTTCACATAATGAACATGTATGTTGCTGATTTTAGGATAAACCATATTTTCGCATAAAGAACTTGCATGTTGCAGATCTTTGGACAAGACTGTACGTTTGTGGGACCCAGTAAGTAGTAGTTCTAATAATTCAAGTACTGTTactatttaaaaattctttttttaaatttaagtaatATTGTGGACTTTTGATTCcatgtcattttttatttcgGTATTTGAGTATAACTTGTTGACAGTGACCAGCATAGGAAACTATTTTAAGGTTGTAATGACAGTGATCAGCGCTGAATGCTATATTTAGGATGTACTGTTTCCTATGTGGCAGGTGAGAGGCATACCTTTGTTCACCATAGATGCTCACAACAGGTAAAAACTCAATGGGAACACTTTTATGCTGTTATCTGAAGAAAAATTGACATGCATTGGATAGGATTTATTTTCACtgtttgaatttaaaaaaaaaaaattgaacagtTCTCGGGGATCGGGATGTCAGATGCTCACATTATTTAGAAGATAGTAAACAACATGTCTGCTGAGGGTAACAATGATAAGAGTTGCAGAAATGAACcttcagtatttaaaaaaacatgtgaAATCTAGCTGACTGTTAGCAATAGTGTGTTACCTACTGctagttttgctttgttttggttttgtgttttctttagaGAGTTATGTACTGTAGTAAACCATAGTTTGTAGAGAGCTGCGCATTCTTATTAGCCATCTGTTGCAGGTTTGTCAGCTGCTGTGCTTTCTCTTTAGATGGCAGACTGCTAGCCACAGGGTCCATTGATCGAACTGTTAAGATTTGGAAGCTAACAGATACCAGTCATATTATGGGTAGATAGATctactttgttttctgttgtgtttataactatgtgtgtgcatgtgtgcacgtgtgtcaGTATACACATagaggtgtgcatgtgtgtacaagtgtgtgtgcatacatatatgtgagtcagagataaaagagaCTAAAgagcagggttgtccatgggacatatttttctatcccgtcccatcccatcccatggcaatttatgcctgtcccatcccgtcccatcccacgggatgtttcccatggatTCCctatggtattaacaatcctatggacaacactgaaaaccacttttcggcttttgttctataattcctgctacttcacatacaatagatgattcagaggaaagatttaaatccttgatgaatgaaataacagtaaatttattttgcaatatcaagtatcgactaccatgggaaatacaaatgtgtgctgtcccatcccatcccgtcccatgggacgtttcccatgggattcccatgggattcccattcctatggacaacactgctaaaGAGTCTCACCTGTCATTTTCGTACGGTGGTTTACATGAGGTGGACACAAGATGTTCTTACTTTGCATaatatcatgattttgcaaCTGATATCATGCATAGTACTTGAGGGAACATCAGTAATGATGGTGATATGGGTTGGAGGACAATAAGACTTGAAGAATGTTGCAAAGTTTAGGGAAATGGAGACGAGGGGTAAAGTCAGCAAGacttttgtttttccattttcttgagGTGAAATGGTAAAGAATAGCATGACTAATGCTTTATTGTTGACAATGATTTAatgattttcaaatttaaaactgaactaaatgttttgttaatgGACGAGCTTGATTCttaaatttcattttgcttATGTTTCACTACAGAAGGTTTGATGGGTTATGAAGCTCCTGAGGAGGATGTGAAACCGACAAGCTCTGCAAACCCTGTGTGTGCCATGGAGAACTGGACTGTAGATGATGTGGTTGCTTGGCTTGCAACCTTTGGGCTGGAGCAGTATCAAGACAGATTCCGTGAAAATATCATCGATGGTTCTGAGTTGCTGGCTTTGACCTCCTCTGATCTAGAGACAATTCTTGGTGTTGGTGAGTCAAAGTATTTATCCTGAAGACTTGCTTTGCCAGGCAGGATGTCCACTAAAATGTGGCTTCACTTTAGAAATCCAGGGAAGAGGTTGTTGAGTTGGCTATTATCAGTCTTTGCTTGAGGGGCTgattgttttgaaacttttttctttgaaaaagtttgctaaaactttaaatatttattggaTGAAAATATTGAACgtgctaataaaaaaataaggataTATAGTTTTGAATTATGCaatattaaatgtatttcttaGACTAAACCAATGAAAAGGAAGATTAATAAACACTTTACTTCCCGATTGTACAGTCATCTCAATTAAAGAGATACCATTAGTCACAGTACATTGTACTTGCAACCAGCCAAAACATGTTCACACTAGTAATGATTCTTTTTTGAATGACACCTTGTAGTTGACAGAGAACATCTCTGCCTGGATACAGAAGAATgctgcaaaatatttaataccttaatgtatattttgcatttgtatttgaACGTAAATTATTGATGAAACCGTCATATTTGTaaatgatgttttgttgttgcagcACCATTGGgtcacagaaacaaaattttgagaAACCGGGAGGTGAGCAAAATGCAGATGGTGCCCAAGTCTGAAGCAAAGGAGATAAAGCTGCCAGGTAAGCAAATGTTACAACcctttttttttgacaataGAAAATAGTTGAtagttttgtatatttttgtaatatttatatattacatatcTAGTTTTCAGATAATTTTGGTGAGAGGAAAATGTATTGCGAGAGAgctaaaaagttataaaaataggTTAAAATTCTCTAATGAGTTTCAAACCAAACTGATGACATGACTTTCACCTGATTTCCTGaattttctgcatttgaaaAAATTTCTTGTAGTGTTTTGGTGGCTAAAGGTAATCTCAGTGAGCAGTTAATGTACAGGGTAATCaaatcatcaagaaaaaaattctctgttGTTGGCACAGATCATGTCTTTAtgttcatcattttctttgtgcCAAGGCATAACtgcaaaaacaaactgcaataaCTGCGCCGCAGTAAGACTACTTTAGAATgtttaattacttttgttgaACAGACCTGAGCAGTCATGATGAGCTGCTTTGTCCCATCACTCGGGAGATTATGAAAGATCCAGTTATTGCTGCAGGTCAGTCCATTATTCTGGTGCTCAATAGT
The Pomacea canaliculata isolate SZHN2017 linkage group LG2, ASM307304v1, whole genome shotgun sequence genome window above contains:
- the LOC112556506 gene encoding WD repeat, SAM and U-box domain-containing protein 1-like isoform X2 — translated: MMPASNMVASLIHTITAHSGDITCLSFTHDRLATGSGDKTLRLWSLDDFSEHQSSPLLGHSYNIHCCVFSPFGSILATCSTDGKLILWDVKAYEITAILQHPSKNSIRVCRFSPDSSHIVSGSDDNTICMWEVATKKLIRSFSGHEESVVALAYSPDNNYLVSGSTYGDLHVWDACFGHGRYLFLEVEGHDLGVTCCEFSPTYGSARNPQSGIANFLLATSGKDNLIKLWIFTAPVGSADVVLKCHNTLPGHSDTVTSCAFNPSGTILASGSLDKTVRLWDPVRGIPLFTIDAHNRFVSCCAFSLDGRLLATGSIDRTVKIWKLTDTSHIMEGLMGYEAPEEDVKPTSSANPVCAMENWTVDDVVAWLATFGLEQYQDRFRENIIDGSELLALTSSDLETILGVAPLGHRNKILRNREVSKMQMVPKSEAKEIKLPDLSSHDELLCPITREIMKDPVIAADGYTYDRSAIQAWLESGKDRSPMTNTVLDHRSLTPNRTLKMVIERFLEQMK
- the LOC112556506 gene encoding WD repeat, SAM and U-box domain-containing protein 1-like isoform X1, coding for MVIFIVYIHRPPMMPASNMVASLIHTITAHSGDITCLSFTHDRLATGSGDKTLRLWSLDDFSEHQSSPLLGHSYNIHCCVFSPFGSILATCSTDGKLILWDVKAYEITAILQHPSKNSIRVCRFSPDSSHIVSGSDDNTICMWEVATKKLIRSFSGHEESVVALAYSPDNNYLVSGSTYGDLHVWDACFGHGRYLFLEVEGHDLGVTCCEFSPTYGSARNPQSGIANFLLATSGKDNLIKLWIFTAPVGSADVVLKCHNTLPGHSDTVTSCAFNPSGTILASGSLDKTVRLWDPVRGIPLFTIDAHNRFVSCCAFSLDGRLLATGSIDRTVKIWKLTDTSHIMEGLMGYEAPEEDVKPTSSANPVCAMENWTVDDVVAWLATFGLEQYQDRFRENIIDGSELLALTSSDLETILGVAPLGHRNKILRNREVSKMQMVPKSEAKEIKLPDLSSHDELLCPITREIMKDPVIAADGYTYDRSAIQAWLESGKDRSPMTNTVLDHRSLTPNRTLKMVIERFLEQMK